The proteins below come from a single Portunus trituberculatus isolate SZX2019 chromosome 2, ASM1759143v1, whole genome shotgun sequence genomic window:
- the LOC123503936 gene encoding glutamate-gated chloride channel-like isoform X2 — protein sequence MVREMWVGGRGSPPPPLQAVLPPALLLLHLLLVLLLSLPRTEAGSPQLNYREKEKDILDELFKKSHYDKRIRPSGVNGTANNPTIVRINMMFRSIQTIDDVKMEYSVQLTFREEWNDDRLKFDDLEGRIKYLTLTEPSKVWMPDLFFKNEKLGHFHDIILPNVYLRIFPNGGVLYSIRISLTLSCPMNLQLYPLDTQTCELLLASYGWTTEDLVFLWREGDPVQITQNLHLPRFTLEKFMTEYCNSNTNTGAYSCLKVDLLFKREFSYYLLTIYIPCCMLVIVSWVSFWLDQNAVPARVSLGVTTLLTMATQTSGINQSLPPVSYTKAIDVWTGVCLTFVFGALLEFALVNYASRSDIHREQQKKQRRQWEFEHQAAMEGDGEGDGPATFAMARQCEIHMRTQPPRRCCASWLSKFPSRSKRIDVISRITFPLVFALFNVVYWSTYLFREEEEVPPHP from the exons gACGGAGGCGGGCAGTCCACAGCTGAACtatcgagagaaagagaaggatatacTGGACGAACTATTCAAGAAGAGCCATTATGATAAGCGTATTAGACCATCGGGGGTAAATGGGacag caAACAACCCGACAATAGTAAGAATAAATATGATGTTTCGAAGCATACAAACTATAGACGATGTTAAAATG GAATACAGTGTCCAGTTGACCTTTAGGGAAGAGTGGAATGATGACCGGCTGAAATTTGATGACCTTGAGG gacGCATCAAGTACCTTACCCTGACGGAGCCGAGTAAGGTGTGGATGCCTGACCTCTTCTTCAAAAATGAGAAACTAGGGCATTTTCACGACATAATTTTGCCCAATGTTTATTTAAGGATATTCCCTAACGGTGGTGTCCTGTATAGCataag AATATCACTTACTCTCTCTTGTCCAATGAATCTACAACTCTACCCACTGGACACTCAGACTTGTGAACTGCTCCTTGCTAGTT ATGGGTGGACCACAGAGGACCTGGTCTTTCTGTGGCGTGAAGGAGACCCAGTTCAAATCACACAGAATCTTCACCTTCCTCGATTTACGCTGGAGAAATTTATGACTGAATATTGCAACAGTAACACTAATACAG GCGCTTACTCCTGCTTGAAAGTCGACCTCCTTTTCAAGCGAGAGTTCTCCTACTACCTACTGACTATCTACATCCCCTGCTGCATGCTGGTCATTGTGTCTTGGGTCTCCTTCTGGCTGGATCAAAACGCGGTGCCTGCTCGTGTCAGCCTGGGAGTTACAACACTGCTAACCATGGCCACGCAGACTTCAGGGATCAATCAGAGCCTTCCGCCAGTATCCTACACTAAG GCCATTGACGTTTGGACTGGCGTTTGTTTGACGTTTGTTTTCGGTGCTTTGCTGGAGTTCGCGCTTGTAAACTACGCTTCAAGGTCCGACATACACCGAGAACAGCAGAAAAAACAGAGGAGACAGTGGGAGTTTGAGCACCAAGCGGCCATGGAAGGggacggagagggagatggCCCAGCCACGTTTGCAATG GCACGTCAGTGTGAGATCCACATGCGCACACAGCCCCCCCGGAGATGCTGTGCCTCCTGGCTCTCTAAGTTTCCATCAAGAAGCAAGAGAATTGACGTCATTTCGCGCATCACCTTTCCTTTGGTGTTTGCGCTCTTCAACGTGGTGTACTGGAGCACCTACCTGttccgcgaggaggaggaggtgccccCCCATCCCTAA
- the LOC123503936 gene encoding glutamate-gated chloride channel-like isoform X1 encodes MVREMWVGGRGSPPPPLQAVLPPALLLLHLLLVLLLSLPSRTEAGSPQLNYREKEKDILDELFKKSHYDKRIRPSGVNGTANNPTIVRINMMFRSIQTIDDVKMEYSVQLTFREEWNDDRLKFDDLEGRIKYLTLTEPSKVWMPDLFFKNEKLGHFHDIILPNVYLRIFPNGGVLYSIRISLTLSCPMNLQLYPLDTQTCELLLASYGWTTEDLVFLWREGDPVQITQNLHLPRFTLEKFMTEYCNSNTNTGAYSCLKVDLLFKREFSYYLLTIYIPCCMLVIVSWVSFWLDQNAVPARVSLGVTTLLTMATQTSGINQSLPPVSYTKAIDVWTGVCLTFVFGALLEFALVNYASRSDIHREQQKKQRRQWEFEHQAAMEGDGEGDGPATFAMARQCEIHMRTQPPRRCCASWLSKFPSRSKRIDVISRITFPLVFALFNVVYWSTYLFREEEEVPPHP; translated from the exons taggACGGAGGCGGGCAGTCCACAGCTGAACtatcgagagaaagagaaggatatacTGGACGAACTATTCAAGAAGAGCCATTATGATAAGCGTATTAGACCATCGGGGGTAAATGGGacag caAACAACCCGACAATAGTAAGAATAAATATGATGTTTCGAAGCATACAAACTATAGACGATGTTAAAATG GAATACAGTGTCCAGTTGACCTTTAGGGAAGAGTGGAATGATGACCGGCTGAAATTTGATGACCTTGAGG gacGCATCAAGTACCTTACCCTGACGGAGCCGAGTAAGGTGTGGATGCCTGACCTCTTCTTCAAAAATGAGAAACTAGGGCATTTTCACGACATAATTTTGCCCAATGTTTATTTAAGGATATTCCCTAACGGTGGTGTCCTGTATAGCataag AATATCACTTACTCTCTCTTGTCCAATGAATCTACAACTCTACCCACTGGACACTCAGACTTGTGAACTGCTCCTTGCTAGTT ATGGGTGGACCACAGAGGACCTGGTCTTTCTGTGGCGTGAAGGAGACCCAGTTCAAATCACACAGAATCTTCACCTTCCTCGATTTACGCTGGAGAAATTTATGACTGAATATTGCAACAGTAACACTAATACAG GCGCTTACTCCTGCTTGAAAGTCGACCTCCTTTTCAAGCGAGAGTTCTCCTACTACCTACTGACTATCTACATCCCCTGCTGCATGCTGGTCATTGTGTCTTGGGTCTCCTTCTGGCTGGATCAAAACGCGGTGCCTGCTCGTGTCAGCCTGGGAGTTACAACACTGCTAACCATGGCCACGCAGACTTCAGGGATCAATCAGAGCCTTCCGCCAGTATCCTACACTAAG GCCATTGACGTTTGGACTGGCGTTTGTTTGACGTTTGTTTTCGGTGCTTTGCTGGAGTTCGCGCTTGTAAACTACGCTTCAAGGTCCGACATACACCGAGAACAGCAGAAAAAACAGAGGAGACAGTGGGAGTTTGAGCACCAAGCGGCCATGGAAGGggacggagagggagatggCCCAGCCACGTTTGCAATG GCACGTCAGTGTGAGATCCACATGCGCACACAGCCCCCCCGGAGATGCTGTGCCTCCTGGCTCTCTAAGTTTCCATCAAGAAGCAAGAGAATTGACGTCATTTCGCGCATCACCTTTCCTTTGGTGTTTGCGCTCTTCAACGTGGTGTACTGGAGCACCTACCTGttccgcgaggaggaggaggtgccccCCCATCCCTAA